The Cicer arietinum cultivar CDC Frontier isolate Library 1 chromosome 1, Cicar.CDCFrontier_v2.0, whole genome shotgun sequence genome contains the following window.
ATGGTGAGACAATGATGGGTGAGACAGTGGCGATGGTGAAGGATAGGGTGAGACGACGACGATGGTGAAGGCGGTGATGGTGACGGCGGCGTCGATGTGAGGCTATGGATGTGGTTCTGTGTGAGCATTAGAGACAAGAGTTTGATAGAGTGGGGCGGTTGATTTGAGAGTGAGGGGAGGGCAGCTAGGTTTGAGAGTGAAATTGGGACGGCTGGGTTTGAGAGTGAGAGTGGAAAATGTGAGATTAAGGTTTCAATTTATAATTGggtcatttttataaaaaataaactaaaaattttaTTTGGGATGTGGTGGACCTTGTGTACCTATAGGCATGTCTGGCATTttgtattataatatataataatgttaataataataataataataataataataataataataataataataataataatagtaatagtaatatttaattgccgttttggtcctcctattttagctgaatcgtaaAAGTAGttcccccattttatttcttccaattttggtcctcaaacagaattttcgtctaaaatttgattaagttttattttttcaagtCACGTCACatcatttataatcatagatttcaggtacaattatTGTACCATGAAATCTTGAGGTATAGTGTGACTTAAACTGACACACAAAAAATGAAACTTAATCAAGATTTGGAACAAAATtctatttttgaaccaaaaatagagataaataaaataagatgacTACTTTtgcaattcagctaaaataggagaccaaaattataattaaacttaataatcataataatgaACTCGATCAAATTTGGATATTTATGCGTCCAAATTATTCACCTAAACCCAATAtgtaaacatatttaaactCTTATTTTTTACTCGCCTAATCCTCTAACCCATAAACTTAAATATGCTATTGGGTTCGGTCGGGTCCGATATATTGTTTACCCTAATAGTATGATATAACTCAAAACAATTTGGTGCCACTTTTCCCCAATGGAATAGCTGGGGTCCGGGGACACACTAACCACAACTCACAAATCCGTGACCACTGACATCAATCCTATCTTCCCAAATTTTTACAGAAAAAACACCGACAATTTCTGACACACCCACACTTCCTCACTCCACCCTCATCAATGATTTTGAACTGTATAATAGGTAAAATCCTGTTTTAAACTTACAGTatctattattaaaattaatataattaatcaatttatgaaaacttaaataaaatactttaaatgaGGCAGAAATGATAGTAAGAAAATAGTAACaataaatttaagattttaattttatatataaatattctaaatatcatttacacataaatatattttaattttcataaataaattaataatattaatataagagTTTTTCTTTAACAATTAATAAAGGGCCTATGTTTagagaaattaataaatatattttgtaatttgtcaaataatgatatttaaagCTAAATTATGTTACAATAgacatttataattaaaaacacatgtgatagtaattaaaaaatctttattaaaaaactatTCATATATACTAGTATTTCAAGAATGAAGTAATTTATTTACAGAAAAAATATCTACTGTCTagagtataaaaaatatatctatctATTTATCTATCTCTTTGCACCTCGAATGAATCAAAGCTTGCCATCTCaccaaaaaacaaataaaaaaatctaaaataatatctaCTCTAGTGCATGTCTCGGTGGATCCCACCATCACTTTATCAGAATTCTCTCTGGCCAATAAAAGGCAAATAAAATAGCAGCTGTCATCCATATTTGCCAACGCTAAATTCCAATGCAACAGCGCATCCCACGTAGGAAACTCAGCTTCATTCGCTGTCAACCTTCTCAACCAATCATATCCAATTACGTGTCATGTTTTAATTCGCTATTAACTGTGTTTCTTCGGTAGGACCTATCAAGCTTCTGACTCAGACTAAATAATACTTGCCACGTGGCATCTCCTTCTTGGACTTCACTATTGAAAAGTAGGGCCCGCCTTGTATTTGGGTCCCACAGATTCTTCTGAATGACAGTTAGGTTCGTAGCAGCCACGCGCTCTAGAATTTTATCGAGTTTTCCGACATCTTTTTCTGCCACCGTGAGTGATATTTCCGGCCAGTTGACGGTGGAGGAAAAGGGTAATCGAATGCCATCTGCAATTACAACGGGGACACATCCAAGAGCAACAGATTCAACGAGCCTTGGACTCCATGGGGCCCACCCTAACGGACATAGACAAAACACGGAGCGTGCAATTTCATTCTGGTAGCCGGAAAACCTATGCCGTTGTAGGTAAAATCTCCTATCATCGTTGAATTTTCTCCATATTTCTGTTCGCACTCgccttcataaaaaaaattattaattaaaaaactgttatattgtataaaatttcgGTCAAATATAATCAATGTTTGCACAATTATATGCAGATTGCGACTGTtgtaaaatcatatataattaatgataagATTATTTTTTGCCACGAATTAATgatatgattaattaataattttattttgggtAAATGGTAATTACTTGCTGTAAAAACGTCCACTGACGTTTTTGGGATGTACTTCCATTTTCCCACGGAAGAAAGCCCAAATATCTCGCCGTCCGTTCACCGGAGCTTTATCGAGCGTATTAAAAACTTTCTCCGGCGAAATGTAAGGGGGTATGACCACATTCTCAACGTCTTGACAAGGATGATTGTACACAACACCAAACGTTTGCAACACAATTGAATTCTTCAATATTCCAAGAATTCCATCACCCATTGCCTTATCCtccttcaaataaaaaattcaaaatgcaCGTTAATTAAAAAAAGCTTCCAAATGTGCTAATAGCACCGCATTTTATTACTACTTACCAGGGTGTGAAAACACGCGCCGAAATCGTGAGAAGCGACGAAGACATGATCGGATCCTCTGCTTCGATTCCAAAATGGATATTCTGTGGAGACGAGTTCCACCGCGGAGGAAATAAGACCCCGCGCGTGACCAATTGCCGGAAAACCATTAACGGTGCTGAAATTGCAAGATACATAAACGGGAACGAAGAAGAAATCAGCTTCATTTGGGTCAAACGTTCTCACTTCACTTTTCAACAATGCTCTATGAATAGCAACTTCTGATGCAAACAAATGGCTCTTACAACGTTCATTGAAAAGCCAATCTTTGTTGTATCTTGAAGGTAGCTCGTATATAAACACCTTCAAATTTTTCAACACCCCTGCAATTTAAATTATTGAGTTAATAGAAATAAAGGGTCAtgatcaaaacaaaaaaaaaaaaagtttttttgtgtttgagtttttttacgGTGATTTTGTCAGAATTATTAATTGATTGGAAATTACATTTTAGAATTTGAATTTTGTCATATTCAATGTAATTCGTAATGTGCACTTAATTACCTAGAGCATTATGGGTTGATGTGGTGTTGGTGGTTTCGAAATGGGAATGAAAAACAACGTTGGATTTATAATTTGAGACATGGGTTAATGTGTCTTGTGATGTTGGTTGAGGTATTGGGTCGTTGGTGATGAGATAAGAGGTGAAGAAATAGAGAGATAGAGAAAGCCAAAGAACCCATTTGTAATATGTAAAGAAAAAACAAGTTTTGTCATGTTGAGGTCTTGTGTTGTTGTGTTTGTTCATGAGCTTCATTTTAACATACCATTCCTTGCTCTTTAGAGGGCTCTTTAATTCCaacatttagttttttaaaaatttaagaagaGAATGATTTGAACAAGTAGTTAAGAGAGAGCTTTCGGATTTTGGTGTAGGAAGAAGTGGAGACGAAGAAATAATTAGTGGTATGAGGTGAAGACAAGAAGAAGAGGATGGTATGAGTTTGTTGGCAAATCGTTTTTGCatcaaaaataaacaaatgtggATTTGGTTTAAGTAATATATGCTTGTGGAAGAGTGAGTTATAATTTTGTTACATTGTTTTGAATTGGGATATTGTTTTTCCCAATCCAATTATTGAATAACATGGAAAGAAAGAGTAGAAAGGGTGAAGGGAAAGATTGTTTGGTTTTTCTAGTTTAAGAAGTCACGTGGTTAGTGGCTATAATGGATTAGAATGTAACTCGCCGGGGGTATCGATTACTATAGGCtgg
Protein-coding sequences here:
- the LOC101499733 gene encoding probable glucuronoxylan glucuronosyltransferase IRX7 — encoded protein: MLELKSPLKSKEWYVKMKLMNKHNNTRPQHDKTCFFFTYYKWVLWLSLSLYFFTSYLITNDPIPQPTSQDTLTHVSNYKSNVVFHSHFETTNTTSTHNALGVLKNLKVFIYELPSRYNKDWLFNERCKSHLFASEVAIHRALLKSEVRTFDPNEADFFFVPVYVSCNFSTVNGFPAIGHARGLISSAVELVSTEYPFWNRSRGSDHVFVASHDFGACFHTLEDKAMGDGILGILKNSIVLQTFGVVYNHPCQDVENVVIPPYISPEKVFNTLDKAPVNGRRDIWAFFRGKMEVHPKNVSGRFYSKRVRTEIWRKFNDDRRFYLQRHRFSGYQNEIARSVFCLCPLGWAPWSPRLVESVALGCVPVVIADGIRLPFSSTVNWPEISLTVAEKDVGKLDKILERVAATNLTVIQKNLWDPNTRRALLFNSEVQEGDATWQVLFSLSQKLDRSYRRNTVNSELKHDT